A region from the Pseudomonas sp. P8_229 genome encodes:
- a CDS encoding sensor histidine kinase, which translates to MRARFDTLFGRLFGMLFVAIVLAHLLAFAWFHHYGPPPPPPPPEFAEGVEGQRPPPDPRFAHRPPRPWFGGPLVPLTFQFISLMIAAWYGAKLLSRPIQRLSNAAERLSENLDSPPLDESGPREARQAAYTFNLMQQRIREQVQQRARMLGAVSHDLRTPLSRLKLRLEQIDDDKLQGQMRQDLNDMIGMLDATLTYLHEQRTSEALQLMDVQALVESLCENAQDQGADVQVSGHCAPLPVQPMALRSCINNLMDNALRYAGQARIELQDQREQLLIRVIDHGPGIAEDKREAVFEPFYRLEGSRNRNSGGVGLGMTIAREAAQRLGGQLNLEETQGGGLTAIIRLPRT; encoded by the coding sequence ATGCGAGCGCGCTTCGACACGCTGTTCGGCCGCCTGTTTGGCATGCTGTTCGTGGCGATCGTCCTGGCGCACCTGCTGGCCTTTGCCTGGTTTCACCACTACGGCCCGCCTCCACCGCCGCCCCCGCCGGAATTCGCCGAGGGCGTCGAGGGCCAACGGCCGCCGCCGGATCCACGCTTCGCCCATCGCCCGCCACGCCCCTGGTTCGGCGGGCCGCTGGTGCCGCTGACCTTCCAGTTCATCTCGCTGATGATCGCTGCCTGGTACGGGGCGAAACTACTCAGTCGACCGATCCAGCGCCTGAGCAACGCCGCCGAACGCCTGAGCGAAAACCTCGACAGCCCGCCACTGGACGAGTCTGGCCCACGTGAAGCGCGGCAAGCGGCGTACACTTTCAACCTGATGCAACAACGCATTCGCGAACAGGTGCAGCAACGGGCACGCATGCTCGGCGCCGTCTCCCACGACCTGCGCACCCCGCTGTCGCGGTTGAAACTGCGGCTGGAGCAGATCGACGACGACAAACTGCAAGGCCAGATGCGCCAAGACCTCAACGACATGATCGGCATGCTCGACGCCACCCTCACCTACCTGCACGAACAGCGCACCAGCGAAGCCCTGCAGTTGATGGACGTGCAGGCGCTGGTCGAATCGTTGTGCGAAAACGCCCAGGACCAAGGCGCGGACGTCCAGGTCAGCGGCCATTGCGCACCGCTACCGGTGCAGCCGATGGCGCTACGCTCGTGTATCAACAACCTGATGGACAACGCTCTGCGCTATGCCGGGCAAGCACGTATCGAACTACAGGATCAGCGCGAGCAACTGCTGATCCGCGTCATCGACCACGGCCCGGGGATTGCCGAGGACAAGCGTGAAGCGGTGTTCGAGCCGTTTTATCGTCTGGAAGGTTCGCGTAATCGCAACTCCGGCGGCGTCGGCCTGGGCATGACCATTGCCCGCGAGGCGGCGCAGCGTTTGGGTGGCCAGTTGAATCTGGAAGAGACCCAGGGTGGCGGCCTGACCGCCATCATCCGTCTGCCGCGCACCTGA
- a CDS encoding NADP-dependent oxidoreductase: MTTQTNRQFLLARRPVGAATRETFTYQEVPVGEPATGQILVKNEYLSLDPAMRGWMNEGKSYIPPVEIGEVMRALGVGKVIASNNPGFAVGDYVNGALGVQDYFLGEPRGFYKVDPKLAPLPVYLSALGMTGMTAYFALLDVGAPKAGDTVVLSGAAGAVGSIAGQIAKIKGCRVVGIAGGADKCKYLIDELGFDGAIDYKHEDVLAGLKRECPKGVDVYFDNVGGEILDAVLSRLAPKARVVICGAISQYNNKEAVKGPANYLSLLVNRARMEGFVVMDYAAQYASAAQEMAGWMAKGQLKSKEDIVEGLETFPETLMKLFSGENFGKLVLKV; the protein is encoded by the coding sequence ATGACCACCCAGACCAATCGCCAGTTCCTGCTCGCCAGACGCCCAGTGGGCGCCGCCACCCGTGAGACCTTCACCTACCAGGAAGTACCGGTCGGCGAACCTGCGACAGGGCAGATCCTGGTCAAGAACGAGTACTTGTCTCTCGACCCGGCCATGCGCGGCTGGATGAACGAGGGCAAGTCCTACATCCCGCCGGTAGAAATCGGTGAAGTCATGCGCGCCCTGGGCGTCGGCAAAGTCATCGCCTCGAACAACCCGGGCTTTGCCGTCGGCGACTACGTCAACGGTGCCCTCGGTGTGCAGGATTACTTCCTGGGTGAGCCCAGAGGCTTCTACAAGGTCGATCCGAAACTGGCGCCGCTGCCGGTGTACCTGTCCGCGCTGGGCATGACCGGCATGACGGCTTACTTCGCCTTGCTCGACGTGGGCGCGCCGAAGGCTGGCGACACCGTGGTTCTTTCAGGGGCTGCCGGCGCGGTGGGCAGCATTGCCGGGCAGATCGCCAAAATCAAAGGCTGCCGAGTCGTCGGCATCGCCGGCGGTGCCGACAAGTGCAAATACCTGATCGATGAACTGGGCTTCGACGGCGCCATCGACTACAAGCACGAAGACGTTCTGGCCGGGCTCAAGCGTGAGTGCCCGAAAGGCGTCGACGTGTACTTCGATAACGTTGGCGGCGAGATCCTCGACGCGGTGCTCAGCCGCCTGGCGCCGAAAGCCCGGGTGGTGATCTGCGGCGCCATCAGCCAGTACAACAACAAGGAGGCGGTCAAAGGCCCGGCCAACTACCTGTCACTGCTGGTCAACCGTGCACGCATGGAAGGTTTTGTGGTGATGGACTACGCCGCCCAGTACGCCAGTGCGGCGCAGGAAATGGCCGGCTGGATGGCCAAGGGACAGCTCAAGAGCAAGGAAGACATCGTCGAAGGCCTGGAGACCTTTCCGGAGACGCTGATGAAATTGTTCAGCGGGGAGAATTTCGGCAAGCTGGTGCTGAAAGTTTAG
- a CDS encoding alpha/beta hydrolase produces the protein MSPTVEEVRLSLPHIELAAHLFGPEDGLPVIALHGWLDNANSFARLAPKLKGLRIVALDMAGHGHSGHRPNGAGYALWDYAHDVLQVAEQLGWKRFGLLGHSMGAIVSLVLAGSLPERISHLALIDGVIPPTDKGENAAERMGMALQAQLDLRAKRKPVYNTLDRAIEARMKGLVAVSREAAELLAQRGLMPVPGGYTWRTDNRLTLPSPLRLTQEQAMAFVQRIICPAQLVVAADGMLTKHPELLERLPFSQEQLAGGHHLHLNDEFGAELVADCFNRFFAIP, from the coding sequence ATGAGCCCGACCGTCGAAGAAGTGCGCCTGAGCCTGCCGCATATCGAACTGGCGGCGCATTTGTTCGGTCCCGAGGACGGTCTGCCGGTGATTGCTCTGCATGGCTGGCTCGACAACGCCAACAGCTTCGCGCGGCTGGCGCCGAAGCTCAAAGGCCTGCGCATCGTTGCCCTGGACATGGCCGGGCACGGTCACTCCGGACATCGTCCCAACGGTGCCGGCTATGCCTTGTGGGATTACGCCCATGATGTGCTGCAGGTCGCCGAGCAACTAGGCTGGAAGCGCTTCGGCCTGCTTGGGCATTCGATGGGCGCGATTGTTTCGCTGGTGCTGGCGGGCTCGTTACCGGAGCGCATCAGCCATCTGGCGTTGATTGACGGAGTAATTCCGCCTACGGACAAAGGCGAAAACGCCGCCGAACGCATGGGCATGGCCCTGCAGGCACAACTGGACCTGCGCGCGAAGCGCAAACCGGTCTACAACACCCTCGACCGCGCCATCGAAGCGCGGATGAAAGGTTTGGTGGCGGTCAGTCGCGAAGCCGCCGAACTGCTGGCGCAACGCGGTTTGATGCCAGTACCCGGCGGCTACACCTGGCGCACCGACAATCGCCTGACCTTGCCATCGCCGCTGCGCCTGACGCAGGAACAGGCCATGGCCTTCGTCCAGCGCATTATCTGCCCGGCGCAACTGGTGGTCGCCGCCGATGGCATGCTGACCAAACATCCTGAGTTGCTGGAACGTCTACCCTTTAGCCAGGAACAGCTGGCGGGCGGGCACCATTTGCACCTGAACGATGAGTTCGGTGCCGAGCTTGTCGCAGACTGTTTCAATCGCTTCTTCGCCATTCCTTGA
- a CDS encoding SDR family oxidoreductase — MSMTFSGQVAVVTGAANGIGRATAQAFAAEGLKVVVADLDAAGGEGTVALIRTAGGEATFVRCNVTVESEVKNLMDEVINTYGRLDYAFNNAGIEIEQGKLADGSMDEFDAIMGVNVKGVWLCMKYQLPLLLAQGGGAIVNTASVAGLGAAPKMSIYAASKHAVIGLTKSAAIEYAKKKIRVNAVCPAVIDTDMFRRAYEADPKKGEFANAMHPVGRIGKVEEIASAVLYLCSDGAAFTTGHSLAVDGGVTAF; from the coding sequence ATGAGCATGACGTTTTCCGGTCAGGTTGCCGTAGTCACTGGCGCGGCCAACGGCATTGGCCGTGCGACCGCTCAGGCGTTCGCCGCCGAGGGCCTGAAAGTGGTGGTGGCCGACCTGGACGCGGCGGGGGGCGAGGGTACGGTGGCGCTGATTCGTACAGCTGGTGGCGAAGCGACCTTCGTGCGCTGCAACGTTACCGTTGAAAGCGAAGTGAAAAATCTGATGGACGAGGTGATCAATACCTACGGTCGTCTCGACTACGCCTTCAACAATGCCGGGATTGAAATCGAACAAGGCAAGCTGGCCGACGGCTCGATGGATGAGTTCGACGCGATCATGGGCGTCAACGTCAAAGGCGTCTGGTTGTGCATGAAATATCAGCTGCCGTTGCTGCTGGCCCAGGGCGGCGGGGCGATCGTCAACACCGCCTCGGTGGCGGGGCTTGGGGCGGCGCCGAAGATGAGTATCTATGCGGCATCCAAGCACGCGGTGATCGGCCTGACCAAGTCAGCGGCGATCGAATACGCGAAGAAGAAAATCCGCGTCAACGCGGTGTGCCCGGCGGTGATCGACACCGACATGTTCCGCCGTGCCTACGAGGCTGACCCGAAGAAAGGCGAGTTCGCCAACGCGATGCACCCGGTGGGGCGTATCGGCAAGGTCGAGGAAATTGCCAGCGCGGTGCTCTATCTGTGCAGTGATGGCGCGGCGTTTACCACCGGTCATTCCCTGGCCGTGGATGGTGGTGTCACTGCTTTCTGA
- the pyrF gene encoding orotidine-5'-phosphate decarboxylase, whose product MSACQTPIIVALDFPTRDAALKLADQLDPKLCRVKVGKELFTSCAAEIVGTLRDKGFEVFLDLKFHDIPNTTAMAVKAAAEMGVWMVNVHCSGGLRMMAACREELSKRSGPQPLLIGVTVLTSMEREDLAGIGLDIEPQEQVLRLAALAEKAGMDGLVCSALEATALKSAHPSLQLVTPGIRPAGSAQDDQRRILTPRQALDAGSDYLVIGRPISQAADPAKALASVVAEIA is encoded by the coding sequence ATGTCCGCCTGCCAGACTCCTATCATCGTCGCCCTGGATTTTCCCACCCGTGACGCCGCACTGAAGCTGGCCGACCAGTTGGACCCGAAACTGTGCCGGGTCAAAGTGGGCAAGGAACTGTTCACCAGTTGCGCCGCGGAAATCGTCGGCACCCTGCGTGACAAAGGCTTCGAGGTATTCCTCGACCTGAAATTTCATGACATTCCCAACACCACCGCGATGGCCGTGAAAGCTGCAGCCGAGATGGGCGTGTGGATGGTCAACGTGCATTGCTCCGGTGGCCTGCGCATGATGGCGGCCTGCCGTGAAGAGCTTTCCAAGCGCAGCGGCCCGCAGCCGTTGCTGATCGGCGTGACCGTGCTGACCAGCATGGAGCGCGAGGATCTGGCCGGTATCGGTCTGGACATCGAACCGCAGGAGCAGGTGCTGCGCCTGGCCGCGCTGGCCGAGAAGGCCGGGATGGACGGTCTGGTGTGCTCGGCGCTGGAAGCCACTGCACTGAAGTCGGCGCATCCGTCGCTGCAACTGGTGACCCCGGGGATTCGCCCGGCGGGCAGCGCGCAGGACGATCAGCGCCGTATTCTGACGCCACGTCAGGCGCTGGATGCCGGTTCCGATTATCTGGTGATCGGCCGTCCGATCAGCCAGGCGGCGGATCCGGCCAAGGCACTGGCGTCGGTTGTAGCCGAAATCGCCTAA
- a CDS encoding alpha/beta fold hydrolase, protein MSQPIFFTHANGFPSGTYGKLFAALAPEYRVAHLELHAHDPRFPADDNWYNLVDELIHHLQQQDQPVWGVGHSFGGVLHLHAALRCPELYRGVVMLDSPVLTRTDQWVIRAAKRFGFIDKLTPAGRTLGRREEFADLASARSYFAGKSLFRGFDPECFDAYLQHGLHKVGDTLRLRFDPATEISIYRGVPHTSPGRTRQLKVPLAVVRGHTSRVVMRHHGSFVSRLPQGELLSMPGGHMFPLERPQDTARLLKNLFNRWEGRQDKDCA, encoded by the coding sequence ATGTCGCAACCGATCTTTTTCACCCACGCCAACGGGTTTCCCTCGGGCACCTATGGCAAGTTGTTCGCGGCGCTGGCGCCCGAGTATCGGGTCGCGCATCTGGAACTGCATGCCCATGACCCGCGTTTTCCAGCGGACGACAACTGGTACAACCTCGTCGACGAACTGATCCACCATTTGCAGCAGCAGGATCAACCGGTGTGGGGCGTCGGCCATTCCTTTGGCGGCGTGTTGCACCTGCACGCGGCGCTGCGTTGCCCTGAACTGTATCGCGGCGTGGTGATGCTCGACTCGCCGGTGCTGACCCGCACTGATCAATGGGTGATCCGCGCCGCCAAGCGCTTTGGTTTCATCGACAAACTGACCCCCGCCGGCCGCACGCTTGGCCGTCGTGAAGAGTTTGCCGATCTCGCCAGTGCGCGCAGTTACTTTGCCGGCAAGAGCCTGTTCCGCGGTTTTGATCCGGAGTGCTTCGACGCCTACCTGCAACACGGTTTGCACAAGGTCGGCGACACGTTGCGCCTGCGCTTCGATCCGGCTACTGAAATCAGCATCTATCGCGGCGTGCCGCACACCAGCCCGGGCCGCACCCGGCAACTGAAAGTGCCGCTGGCGGTAGTGCGCGGGCACACAAGTCGCGTGGTGATGCGTCATCACGGCAGTTTCGTTTCGCGCCTGCCGCAGGGAGAATTGCTGAGCATGCCGGGCGGGCACATGTTTCCGCTGGAGCGTCCGCAGGACACCGCGCGCCTGTTGAAGAATCTGTTCAACCGCTGGGAAGGTCGTCAGGACAAGGACTGCGCATGA
- a CDS encoding response regulator, which produces MNSPMHNTQTTVTDEHKDDKRWSIRALIVDDDVPIRELMIDYLARFNIHASGVTDGAAMRQALLAEHFDVVVLDLMLPGEDGLSLCRWLRAESDIPILMLTARCEPTDRIIGLELGADDYMAKPFEPRELVARIQTILRRVRDDRTEQRANIRFDNWRLNSVLRQLIADDGLVVPLSNAEFRLLWVFIERPRRVLSREQLLDAARGRSIEAFDRSIDLLVSRLRQKLGDDPKAPQLIKTVRGEGYLFDARDIG; this is translated from the coding sequence ATGAACAGCCCCATGCACAACACCCAAACGACCGTGACTGATGAGCATAAAGACGACAAGCGCTGGAGCATCCGCGCGCTGATCGTCGACGATGACGTGCCGATCCGCGAGCTGATGATCGACTACCTGGCCCGCTTCAACATCCACGCCAGCGGCGTCACCGACGGCGCGGCCATGCGTCAGGCGTTGCTGGCCGAACATTTCGACGTGGTGGTCCTCGACCTGATGCTGCCCGGCGAAGACGGCCTGTCGCTGTGCCGCTGGCTGCGCGCCGAATCGGACATCCCGATCCTGATGCTCACCGCCCGCTGCGAACCCACCGACCGCATCATCGGCCTGGAACTGGGCGCCGACGACTACATGGCCAAACCGTTCGAACCACGGGAACTGGTGGCGCGGATCCAGACCATCCTGCGCCGGGTGCGCGATGATCGCACCGAACAGCGCGCCAACATTCGCTTCGACAACTGGCGCCTGAACAGTGTCCTGCGCCAGTTGATCGCCGACGATGGTCTGGTAGTGCCGTTGTCCAACGCCGAATTCCGCCTGCTCTGGGTCTTCATCGAACGCCCGCGCCGGGTGCTCAGCCGCGAACAACTGCTGGACGCCGCCCGCGGCCGTTCGATCGAAGCCTTCGACCGCAGCATCGATTTGCTGGTGTCGCGCCTGCGGCAAAAACTCGGCGACGACCCGAAAGCCCCGCAGTTGATCAAAACCGTGCGCGGTGAGGGTTACCTGTTCGATGCGCGAGACATCGGCTGA
- a CDS encoding hotdog fold thioesterase has protein sequence MTLWRTTPNIEQLNAIQKNTIGEVLDIRFESFDEESLTASMVIDHRTHQPYGLLHGGASVVLAETVGSMASYLCIDASKFYCVGLEINANHLRGLRSGRVTAVAKPIHIGRTTHVWDIRLTSDEGKASCVSRLTMAVVPLGEQPPAR, from the coding sequence ATGACCTTGTGGCGCACCACTCCGAACATCGAGCAGTTGAACGCAATCCAGAAAAACACCATCGGCGAAGTGCTGGATATCCGCTTCGAGTCCTTCGACGAAGAGTCGCTGACGGCGAGCATGGTCATCGACCACCGGACTCACCAGCCTTACGGTCTGCTGCATGGCGGGGCCTCGGTGGTGCTGGCGGAAACCGTCGGCTCGATGGCCAGTTACCTGTGCATCGACGCCAGCAAGTTCTATTGCGTGGGGCTGGAGATCAACGCCAACCATTTGCGCGGCTTGCGCAGCGGGCGGGTGACGGCGGTGGCCAAACCGATTCATATCGGCCGCACCACGCATGTCTGGGATATCCGCCTGACCAGTGATGAAGGCAAGGCCAGTTGTGTGTCGCGCCTGACCATGGCGGTGGTGCCGCTGGGCGAGCAGCCGCCGGCACGTTGA
- a CDS encoding AI-2E family transporter gives MLNNDRLLVQILLLVLFGASFWVMAPFWSALFWGAVLAFASWPLMRLLTRWLNGRESLAAAILTLGWMLLVAAPLVWLGFNLADHVRDATAFIKDVQVDGLPEAPVWLGSVPLVGERLVGVWNSIDQQGAALMVSIKPYLGQVGNWLLARSAQIGGGILELTLSIVFVFFFYRDGPRLAAFVHSLLERLIGERAGYYIELVAGTVQRVVNGVIGTAAAQAILALIGFLIAGVPGALVLGIVTFLLSLIPMGPPLVWIPATAWLAWKGEYGMAVFLGIWGTFIISGVDNVLKPYLISRGGNLPLVIVLLGVFGGLIAFGFIGLFIGPTLLAVAYSLLTDWSKSQARVEDRR, from the coding sequence ATGCTCAATAATGATCGGCTGTTGGTGCAAATCCTCCTGCTGGTGCTGTTTGGTGCCAGTTTTTGGGTGATGGCGCCGTTCTGGTCGGCGCTGTTCTGGGGCGCGGTGCTGGCGTTTGCCAGTTGGCCGCTGATGCGTCTGCTGACCCGTTGGCTCAATGGCCGCGAATCCCTCGCTGCAGCTATTTTGACCCTGGGCTGGATGCTGCTGGTGGCGGCGCCGCTGGTGTGGCTGGGGTTCAACCTGGCCGATCATGTGCGCGATGCCACAGCGTTCATCAAGGATGTGCAGGTTGACGGACTGCCGGAGGCGCCGGTCTGGCTCGGCTCCGTGCCGCTGGTGGGTGAGCGGCTGGTTGGGGTCTGGAACAGCATCGATCAGCAGGGTGCGGCGCTGATGGTGTCGATCAAGCCGTATCTGGGGCAGGTCGGTAACTGGCTGCTGGCGCGCAGTGCGCAGATCGGCGGCGGTATCCTCGAGCTGACCCTGAGCATTGTCTTTGTGTTCTTTTTCTACCGTGACGGGCCGCGGCTGGCAGCGTTTGTGCACAGTCTGCTGGAACGGCTGATCGGTGAGCGTGCCGGGTATTACATCGAACTGGTGGCTGGCACTGTGCAGCGGGTGGTCAACGGGGTGATCGGTACGGCGGCGGCGCAGGCGATTCTGGCGCTGATCGGGTTTCTGATTGCCGGGGTTCCTGGGGCACTGGTGCTGGGGATTGTGACCTTCCTGCTCAGTCTGATTCCGATGGGGCCGCCGTTGGTGTGGATTCCGGCTACGGCGTGGCTGGCGTGGAAGGGTGAGTATGGGATGGCGGTGTTTCTCGGGATCTGGGGGACGTTCATCATCAGTGGCGTGGATAACGTGTTGAAGCCTTATCTGATCAGCCGGGGCGGGAATCTGCCGTTGGTGATTGTGTTGCTTGGGGTGTTTGGCGGGTTGATTGCGTTTGGGTTTATCGGGTTGTTTATCGGGCCTACGCTTTTGGCGGTGGCTTATAGTTTGTTGACGGATTGGAGCAAGAGTCAGGCTCGGGTTGAGGATCGGCGGTGA
- a CDS encoding methyl-accepting chemotaxis protein produces the protein MLAMQQMGTGLSTIVSGLQAGIEQLASSAQSLSAVTEQTNLEVSSQKEETDQVATAMNQMTATVHDVARNAEEAALAAQTADGKVESGQQVVRQSMARIEQLADSATSASSSIESLSAEIQNIGTVLEVIKSVAEQTNLLALNAAIEAARAGEQGRGFAVVADEVRALARRTQQSTEEIERLVSALRAAAHSSVQQIQSSGELVKLAVSDALQTESALGSIAAAVSLIQQMNQQIAAAAEEQSSVAEEINRSVTSIRASADQSSIAMRGNAVSSIELARLGGELKGMVGHFRL, from the coding sequence ATGCTGGCGATGCAGCAGATGGGCACCGGGCTGAGCACGATCGTCAGCGGTTTGCAGGCGGGCATCGAACAACTGGCCAGTTCTGCGCAATCGCTGTCGGCGGTGACCGAGCAGACCAATCTGGAAGTCAGCAGCCAGAAGGAAGAAACCGATCAGGTGGCCACGGCCATGAACCAGATGACCGCCACCGTGCATGACGTGGCGCGTAATGCCGAGGAGGCTGCGCTGGCCGCGCAAACGGCGGATGGCAAGGTCGAGAGCGGGCAGCAGGTGGTGCGCCAGAGCATGGCGCGGATCGAGCAGTTGGCGGATTCGGCGACTTCGGCGAGTTCCAGCATCGAGAGCCTCAGTGCCGAGATTCAGAATATCGGTACGGTGCTCGAGGTGATCAAGAGTGTGGCCGAGCAGACCAATCTGTTGGCGCTCAACGCGGCGATCGAGGCGGCGCGGGCCGGGGAGCAGGGCAGGGGTTTTGCGGTGGTGGCCGATGAGGTGCGCGCGTTGGCGCGGCGTACGCAGCAATCGACTGAAGAGATCGAGCGGCTGGTCAGTGCGCTGCGCGCGGCGGCGCATTCGTCGGTGCAGCAGATTCAGAGCAGTGGTGAACTGGTGAAGCTTGCCGTCAGTGATGCGCTGCAGACGGAGAGTGCGTTGGGGAGTATTGCGGCGGCGGTGTCGTTGATTCAGCAGATGAATCAGCAGATTGCGGCGGCGGCCGAAGAGCAGAGTTCGGTGGCTGAGGAGATTAATCGCAGTGTGACGAGTATTCGTGCGAGTGCTGATCAGTCTTCGATTGCGATGCGGGGGAATGCGGTTTCGAGTATTGAGCTGGCGCGGTTGGGGGGGGAACTTAAGGGGATGGTTGGGCATTTTCGGCTTTGA
- a CDS encoding DUF4892 domain-containing protein has product MRSLSLLTLCCFSPVLFAADVPGSQDLQIVPRLADAQIVDYRPPVELERIYPLGSIRKISGQLRFDGQVTARGQTTAVTYELPPEHAATEAFTAAREALQKQGAELLFWCQARDCGESSLWANEVFGNSKLYGADEQQAYLLLRLAAPKDNTLVALYSITRGNRKAYLHVEQFEASAPLGELLPTSATLLRQLKSTGELNLPKLVGDPDDTWLRLISRGLNLDTTQRVTISGPKAEAWRQALIGQGVRAARMEAGSADSAGLRIDLLR; this is encoded by the coding sequence ATGCGGTCACTCAGTCTGTTGACGCTGTGCTGTTTCAGTCCCGTTCTATTCGCTGCCGATGTACCGGGCAGCCAGGATCTGCAGATCGTGCCGCGTCTGGCCGATGCGCAGATCGTCGACTATCGCCCTCCCGTGGAGCTCGAGCGCATTTATCCGCTGGGCTCGATCCGCAAGATCAGCGGCCAGTTGCGCTTCGACGGCCAGGTCACCGCGCGCGGCCAGACCACGGCGGTGACCTACGAGTTGCCGCCGGAACACGCCGCCACCGAAGCCTTCACCGCTGCCCGCGAAGCCCTGCAAAAACAGGGCGCCGAGCTGCTGTTCTGGTGTCAGGCCCGCGACTGCGGCGAAAGCAGCCTGTGGGCCAACGAGGTGTTCGGCAATTCCAAGCTGTACGGTGCCGACGAGCAACAGGCTTACTTGCTGTTGCGCCTGGCTGCCCCGAAGGACAACACCCTGGTGGCGCTCTACAGCATCACCCGAGGTAATCGCAAAGCCTACCTGCATGTCGAGCAGTTCGAGGCGAGCGCGCCACTGGGCGAGTTGCTGCCGACCTCGGCCACGCTGTTGCGCCAGCTCAAGAGCACGGGCGAGCTGAACCTGCCCAAACTGGTGGGCGACCCGGATGACACCTGGCTGCGGTTGATTTCCCGTGGCTTGAACCTCGACACCACTCAGCGGGTGACGATTTCCGGGCCGAAGGCCGAGGCCTGGCGTCAGGCGCTGATCGGTCAGGGCGTGCGTGCGGCACGGATGGAGGCAGGGAGTGCCGATAGCGCGGGCCTGCGCATCGATCTGTTGCGATAA